TGTACTGCTTCAGCTCCGTCTTCTCCAGTTCCAGCCTTGCAActgctccctgcagacattccagcCGCTGCGACAGGCGTCTCTTCTCTGagagccaggagagctgctccccttctgcagcagcctgctggggattcagagaggagatggtggagctggtgccacaCGCAGGTTACAAGGGCCAGAATGAACAAGCCGGGGAGAGTGAGCGCGCTCAGGACTGGACAGGGCCAAGTGCCTTCTTCTCCCCCTGGGCCACAGCCCAAACCAGCCCCAAACTCTCTTCCCAGGGGCCCCCTGCAGATCACCTGGGAGAAATCCACACtcatttgccttcctgcttttgggGCTGTGGCACAAGTACATGCGGAATGGCAATGAAGCCTTTAACCGGATCACGCAACAGTACCAATTCCAAACAGGCTGCGCGCCAGGGTCTCCTTCACCGGCCTGCGGGTTGTGGACACGGAGAGAAATGAGCTTCTTGCTCCTGACACCCACAGGGAGGGATCCCAGTGACAAGTGCTTCAAGATCCCTGCCCCTGAGAACGGAAAAGGGGCTGCATGGGCACCCGTGTACAGCCCCTCTCAGCTCACGCCCAGTTGCCAAGGGCCTGTTCCTTCAAGCCCCTGACCAGGTGGACTCACCTGCCACTTCTTTCCCTGCTCTTCCATCTGCTGCCTGAGCTGCTCTACCCGCTGGCAGGCGTCTGTGAGCTCTCCCTGAGTCTGGCGAAGCAGCTCCAGTAAAGAATTCTTCTCACGCTCCTTTTCCAGCACGGCCTGCACAGAAATAAAGAGCAGACGGGTTTAAACTTCCCTCACAAAAGGTCTGTGCCAAGACACCAAGGCGGACGAGGTCACACGTTCTCCAGGCGCTGCGCTGCTGCTCTCCTGGGTCATTCTCTGCCCACGGGGAGACGCAGCTTCCTAAGGGACACTGGCAGGATAAACAGGGTCCCTCCGGGACTGAATCTGCAACAAACTCTTAGTCAGCTCACAGGACACATGTGGCTCACTCTGCGCGCAGGACCTTGGGCAGGACACAAGCGCTGCCAGGGGAGGACGGGGTTGCtctggcacagcagagctgggcacaAAACAGCTCACCAGCCAGGGACTGAAAACAGCCCAGAACACACCTCTGTCCTACCGCTCCAAAATCTTTCACTGGACTCTTTAAAAAGGTTTCTCGTTTGTCAACAATCCTGCTGCGCCCCTCCCCGTCCCCCCAAACACAAACCCCATCCTCGTGGGGATTCAGTCCTACAAACTCCCTTTGGTCTGTAATGGACATGAGGCTATGAACACCTACCAGTAAACATCAAAAGAGGACGGTTAAGAGAGCAGTGAAGATATTCTGAGGTAACTCTTACAAAACCAGAACCCACGAGCAGCACGACAATCTAAAACCAAAGGTCACATTTCTGTCTGGCTTCCCATGAGAGGACTCGTCCCCAGTCCCAGCGCTGGCCCTGCACGCCTTTCACCTGCCCAGATTCAGTGCAGGAAACATGCAGGGATGCTCCacacggccccagccccagccatcTCCCACAGCTCCAGCCTCGCAAAAACACACCCATTCTCCCTTCGCAGCCTTTACCTCTCGCTCGGCATTTTCACGTCTGGTTTGTTCCTCTTGTCGTTGAGCTTGCACGGCAGCAACTTTCTGCTCCATGTCCACCAGCTGCTTCTCgtgctccctctctgtctctgccttctcctgttgccatcgctccagcagctcctgcagctctgacTGGTGCCCTTCCCGCGCGCGTGCCTGAGGACGGGAGGAAAACGCTTCAGGATGGAGCCCCAGCCAAGCTCCTCAGAACATGGGAAGCTTCACCCTCCTTTGGGGTTCAGGCCCAAAGAAAACCCCTCTGTCCACCGAGaaagggcagcaagaaaggaaCAAAGCTCCCGtgactgcagctggcaggagggtcAGGACTCTGCCCCATGGGAGACGGGAGGCTGGTAAGAGCCCCCCTGTGCTGCCACGCTCTGGGTGGGGCccccaacctgcccttgaactcatCTCACGCCCACGCTCCATCTGTGGCTGCatttcctgtcccagcacagtccTGTGGGCTCCACGTGCCTTCGAGTACGAGCCatcggctctgctgctggcccggCAACGTGCGGCCTGCGACACGCGGTTGCTGCCATTTCACACCCCGGGCCGTTCCTCTGCTAAAGCCAGCCCACCGAGCGTGCTTGAGGAATTCAACACCTCTTGTTTCCTACCAGGTCTTGCAGGAGCCTCTGTGTTTCTGCTTCGTGGTCGCTCTGCCGAAGTCTGAGGGCATCGTCATGCTGCCGTTCTCTCCGCAAGAGCTGTTGTGCCGCGTTCTCCCGCTCCTGCCTCAGGAGAGATCTCTCTGCTTCCAGCTCACGTTGAAGACACTTCACTTCCCCTGCAAACCCCACAAGTGGCAAGAGTCAGAGTCTACCCAGACCCTGCTTCTGGCCTTACTGACCTTCAGCCCTTGGAGTTTCAGTGCTGGAGGGGTCTGTTCCAGCTCCTTCACTCCTCACAAGCACTGCGGACAGAGAGCTGGTTTTATACCATCTTGTCTAGGCAGGGCATCACCAGAAACAAAGCACATGCGGCCTCACCTTGTATCACGTCCTTGGCCTGCGTGACGGTGTGAAGCCGCATCTCCAGGTGACTCCGGGCGATCTCCAGCTGAGATACGCGCTGCTGAGCCTCAAACAGGCTGCGCGCCAGGGTCTCCTTCACCGGCCTGCGGGTTGTGGACACGGAGAGAAATGAGCTTCTTGCTCCTGACACCCACAGGGAGGGATCCCAGTGACAAGTGCTTCAAGATCCCTGCCCCTGAGAACGGAAAAGGGGCTGCATGGGCACCCGTGTACAGCAAACATATTTCTGCCATTTAAATTAGCAATGCAGGCCCCTCTGAGGGAACGCCCAGGCTTTCCTTAGGACCCAGCGTAACACAGCAAGCCCAGCCGAATTTCATCTCGACAGCCAAATCTGAAATGGCTGCTGCCTGGTGGATGGCACACA
The DNA window shown above is from Patagioenas fasciata isolate bPatFas1 chromosome 16, bPatFas1.hap1, whole genome shotgun sequence and carries:
- the LOC139829190 gene encoding uncharacterized protein, with product MDQSGATPVTCGKRNKLSALAALHTAAQKGLQLRFVPFQVSRQQESASTGLEQLRQESSRQGLALAKVSEEKEVLVQEKAALELRLAAVEQDRQGLSEQLAEARPVKETLARSLFEAQQRVSQLEIARSHLEMRLHTVTQAKDVIQGEVKCLQRELEAERSLLRQERENAAQQLLRRERQHDDALRLRQSDHEAETQRLLQDLARAREGHQSELQELLERWQQEKAETEREHEKQLVDMEQKVAAVQAQRQEEQTRRENAEREAVLEKEREKNSLLELLRQTQGELTDACQRVEQLRQQMEEQGKKWQGQGS